A single region of the Bartonella harrusi genome encodes:
- a CDS encoding YopJ/AvrA family T3SS effector serine/threonine acetyltransferase: protein MKPQDSKNRAQSLSQTQEGACGSLESLSTDLEKSSLKTEKEISFSQEQLKDIITKLERDIADGSWLKGDYANIDLKLMPALIEQANRKHEGLNLKLATTSQEFISSIKETKDKGISSSRYIINKKDGGIHFAVIDHQNIGDQTSLIFFEPATLNSVHTAMLALRTQMAVKSELPACHFSIAEIDIQRSNSECGIFCLALAKKLHTNADKLTKMHQDNVNGVLCEPNTPLPSEKLDTYLPASFYKHTQSSRRLEQYMKANPGAESEKVNKKEQTLRERFEKNAVKTENDKAVSVSPHKKRIREYNSLMMV, encoded by the coding sequence ATGAAACCACAAGATTCCAAAAACCGTGCCCAGAGTTTATCACAAACACAGGAAGGTGCGTGTGGATCCTTAGAAAGCCTTTCTACGGATTTAGAGAAAAGCAGCCTTAAAACAGAAAAAGAGATTTCCTTCAGTCAAGAACAATTAAAAGACATTATCACAAAACTCGAACGCGATATTGCTGATGGAAGTTGGCTCAAAGGTGATTATGCAAATATAGATTTGAAGTTGATGCCAGCTCTGATAGAGCAAGCAAATCGTAAACATGAAGGATTAAATCTCAAACTTGCCACGACATCTCAAGAATTTATCTCTTCAATAAAAGAGACAAAGGATAAGGGAATTTCATCTTCCAGATACATAATAAACAAGAAGGACGGAGGAATCCATTTTGCAGTGATTGATCATCAAAACATTGGTGACCAGACATCCTTGATATTTTTTGAACCAGCAACACTCAACAGTGTGCATACAGCAATGTTAGCACTAAGAACACAAATGGCTGTTAAATCTGAATTGCCTGCGTGTCATTTTTCTATTGCAGAAATAGACATTCAACGCAGTAACTCTGAATGCGGAATATTTTGTTTAGCTCTTGCTAAAAAGCTTCATACGAACGCTGACAAATTGACAAAAATGCACCAAGACAATGTTAACGGCGTGTTGTGTGAACCCAACACACCTCTCCCTTCTGAGAAATTAGATACTTATCTTCCCGCTAGTTTTTACAAACACACACAGAGTAGCCGACGTCTCGAACAATATATGAAAGCAAATCCTGGTGCTGAAAGTGAAAAAGTAAACAAAAAAGAGCAAACACTTCGAGAAAGGTTTGAAAAAAACGCAGTGAAAACAGAGAACGACAAAGCTGTCTCTGTTTCACCTCATAAAAAAAGGATACGAGAATATAACTCTCTCATGATGGTGTAA
- a CDS encoding YopJ/AvrA family T3SS effector serine/threonine acetyltransferase, with product MKPQDSKSHAQGASQTQEGARASGSLESLSTDLEKSSLKTEKETSFGQEQLKDIIAELERDIADGSAIKGNYYYATTDLKLMPALIEQANRKHEGLNLKLVTTSQELVSSIKEARDNGVLSSRYIVNMTDRGIHSLVLDQRTIAGKTSLITFEPTTLDSELALLLAVRLHLIIQHKLPECHFSKGVMDIQRSNSECGIFCLALAKKLHTNADKLTRMHQDNINGVLCEPNTTLPSEKVDQYLPSRFYKHTQGGRRLEQYMKANPGAESEKVNKKDETLRERFDKNAVTTEGKAVSVSIQRKRVSEYKSLML from the coding sequence ATGAAACCACAAGATTCCAAAAGCCATGCCCAGGGTGCCTCACAAACACAGGAAGGTGCGCGTGCCAGTGGATCCTTAGAAAGTCTTTCTACGGATTTAGAGAAAAGCAGCCTTAAAACAGAAAAAGAGACTTCCTTCGGTCAAGAACAATTAAAAGACATTATCGCAGAGCTCGAACGCGATATTGCTGACGGGAGTGCGATCAAAGGCAATTACTACTATGCCACTACAGATCTTAAACTGATGCCAGCTCTGATAGAGCAAGCAAATCGTAAACATGAAGGATTAAATCTCAAACTTGTCACGACATCTCAAGAGCTTGTCTCTTCAATAAAAGAAGCAAGGGATAATGGCGTTCTCTCTTCTCGATATATCGTGAACATGACGGACAGAGGCATCCATTCTTTGGTCCTCGATCAAAGAACCATTGCGGGCAAAACCTCTTTGATCACGTTTGAACCAACCACACTTGATAGTGAGCTAGCACTCTTGCTCGCAGTAAGACTACACCTAATCATACAACATAAATTGCCAGAATGTCATTTTTCCAAGGGTGTCATGGACATTCAACGCAGTAACTCTGAATGCGGAATATTTTGTTTAGCGCTTGCTAAAAAGCTTCATACGAACGCTGACAAATTGACAAGAATGCACCAAGACAATATTAACGGCGTCTTATGTGAACCCAATACAACTCTCCCTTCTGAGAAAGTCGATCAGTACCTTCCTTCTCGCTTTTACAAACACACACAAGGCGGCCGACGTCTCGAACAATATATGAAAGCAAATCCTGGTGCTGAAAGTGAAAAAGTAAACAAAAAAGACGAAACACTTCGTGAAAGATTTGACAAAAACGCAGTAACAACAGAGGGAAAAGCTGTCTCTGTTTCAATACAGAGAAAAAGAGTCTCTGAATATAAGTCTCTCATGCTATAA
- a CDS encoding YopJ/AvrA family T3SS effector serine/threonine acetyltransferase produces the protein MKPQDSKNQDAKNIVVNSAPQRQEEAVTNESLASSLAHLEIKSIPSAALPLSSTKLQDLITSLEKDLSSGYWLIADYEDLDFKMMPALVKQANRKYPNLHLKLTLTADDFTLSLKEALANGIQSSRYIINTQEKGNHFAVIDHRTIEDKTSVILFESTTFMNNTSATLLGLRIRQALHRELPECHFSIAEMDIQRSASECGIFSLALAKKLHIEAHKLARIHQDNINGTLCEPNTTLPYEKLDTYLPASFYKHTQGKRRLEQYIKSNPRTKNEKVNKKGETLCERFEKNLMRPQEKTLSVSAHRKRIYEYKSALHL, from the coding sequence ATGAAACCGCAAGATTCAAAAAACCAAGATGCAAAAAACATTGTCGTCAATAGTGCACCACAAAGACAAGAAGAAGCTGTTACCAATGAATCATTAGCAAGCTCTCTTGCGCATTTAGAGATCAAGAGTATCCCATCAGCAGCTCTTCCATTGAGCTCTACAAAATTGCAAGATCTTATTACCAGTTTAGAAAAAGACCTCTCCAGTGGTTATTGGCTTATTGCCGATTATGAAGATCTAGATTTTAAAATGATGCCGGCCCTCGTCAAGCAGGCAAATCGCAAATATCCCAATTTGCATCTTAAATTGACCTTAACCGCAGACGACTTTACCCTCTCACTAAAAGAAGCTCTTGCGAACGGCATTCAATCTTCAAGATATATCATAAACACACAGGAAAAAGGCAACCATTTTGCGGTCATTGATCATCGCACCATTGAAGACAAAACGTCGGTGATATTGTTTGAATCAACAACATTTATGAATAACACCAGCGCAACTCTGTTAGGATTGAGAATAAGACAAGCCCTTCACCGTGAATTGCCCGAATGTCATTTTTCTATTGCAGAAATGGATATTCAACGAAGCGCCTCTGAATGTGGAATATTTAGCTTAGCTCTTGCCAAAAAGCTTCATATCGAAGCACACAAATTGGCAAGAATACACCAAGACAATATTAACGGCACCTTATGTGAACCCAATACAACTCTCCCTTATGAGAAATTAGATACGTATCTTCCCGCCAGCTTTTACAAACACACGCAAGGGAAAAGACGCCTCGAACAATATATAAAATCAAATCCGAGGACTAAAAATGAAAAAGTAAACAAAAAAGGTGAAACGCTTTGCGAAAGGTTTGAGAAAAACTTAATGAGACCACAGGAAAAAACACTCTCTGTTTCAGCACATAGAAAAAGGATTTATGAATATAAATCTGCTCTTCACTTATAA